The DNA segment TGTTTGCACAGAATAGAGCATATCAGAGCACTGACTACGCAGGTCTGGTTCAATAAAACTACCGGACTCCATTGCCAACGTACTAAAATCACACAATCTGCGAATATTTTCAGGCAAATGGATTTCCAGGAAATCCTTTGCAATCGCAATATCGCCAAGGAATTTTTTAAACAAGCTATCATGATGGGAAAGTGTTTTTTTCATCGCCACAGTATAACCTTGAGGGATAACTCCTGCCATCACTTTAGTCAAAATTTAATAGTAAATTCATCATCATTTTTATTTTCAACAGTAAAATTCATCAATGTATTTGTAAAAAATAATGTACAGTATAATTAATATACATATATTTTATTTTTATACTTTTAATTTTTCAAAATATAATATTTTTTAATTATTATGATAATTAAACCTGTAATACATAAATTCGCTTTCAATTTGCTACTCAATATGAACTAAAATGAAAAAAATACATTTTTTATTCATTACACTTATTGCAAAAACCGCAACCGCTGATTGTTTTGACAGCGCAGGCAAGTATTATCAAATCGATCCTGATTATTTAAGGGCTATCGCCTGGCAAGAATCAAAATTCAATCCAAATGCAAAAAACAAAAATAAAGATGGTTCATTCGATTTAGGTATCATGCAGATTAATACCAAAACATTTAAATCAATAAAAAAAGAATATCCCACATTAACGGAAAATAATTTATTAATTAATCCCTGTTTGAATATT comes from the Arsenophonus sp. aPb genome and includes:
- a CDS encoding lytic transglycosylase domain-containing protein; the protein is MKKIHFLFITLIAKTATADCFDSAGKYYQIDPDYLRAIAWQESKFNPNAKNKNKDGSFDLGIMQINTKTFKSIKKEYPTLTENNLLINPCLNIHLGAMILNRNFAAYGKHWLAIGMYNAGMRNANSTIENRYHYAQKVYNHYKKIKSGKIKKSSVINLADSRSNQINKDN